GTTTTTACCAagattggaaatggaccaatgaaaatcattAGTCACTGCATTTGATTGATTTGATTTTGTTAACATAAAAATGTACTTTAACTGGAAATAACTGGAAATCATTAGCATCTTCACCACGCCTACCTGCTTAGAGATAAGGAGCAGTCACTGTGTTGGATCCATGGTAGCCTGTGTGACAAGATAAGACcaagagccaaatggtgcagtaataTTGGATATGGAAAAAGAGTAGTTCTACTCACAGAGGTGGGCTGCAGAATCTGCCACCACCGTATATAGTCTACGGGGAAGAAAATGTCCCCGCTCGGTATCTCCGGTATGGCCggaactggatggtcgctctcctgggaTCCTTACCGGCTGTGGATAATATCACACCACTGGGAAGACTACATCCTCAACACCTACCTGCTGCACATGATGTGGCCTATGTGACTTTTTCACTACGCAGGAAAACGATTATATGACTTTTAGGATACAACCTCACCTatattacaaatccaggaaaaccaCAGCAATGATTGCATCAACACTTGGGGGCATatgcatgcaattcactttttcatctgagttttctcctagcagataatttttttttatcttcgattttaaatttaaatctagcacttttcaactaaaaaagtaggtgaaaaggtactatcaaaattatttggagtattttcttgctttctggtggcttaaaatgcattttattgacaagtttaaagagaacccgaggtgggtttgccaaatcctattaggacacagaggggtgttctgtatacaatgaccagcctctgtgtccttgcaTTGTGCCTCCAGCTGTTTGTATGTATACTCtgtgtatactctgtacagtgctgcaaatgatgtctatataaatactaaataataataatagtggctCTGGTAGGTGTTAGAATGTGAGCAACCTTAAGTAATAGTGAtaggattatgtactctgtaaagtgctgcagaagatttcagggcTACATTTTGAATGTATGACGAAAGGTATTTATAAGTACAAAAGCCAGCCGGCAGGTGAGGTTACTGTAATGCTTGCATAGGAGATATCCATTCTGATGTTGACTGGCTCTGCAGTTGAATGATTGTAGCAATGATGTAAACCTGTGTAGAGCTGCAGCAACCTGCTCGCATTACCCTGATGTCAGCATTATTCAGATTTGCTCTGCTCCGGTTCAGTCTAGCGGAGTCTGATTGGCTGTGAGGCGGAATGACTGCTGGGCTGCCCTACCTCTTATCAGAAAtatacactctgtgctgctggagattATTGATGGGTGCTGGTAGAGAAACAGGAGCTGGCAGTTGTGGCTTAAACTAAACATCTAAAGCATGTGTGTTTGTTCAGTTTTTCTGCAGTTGTGATTTGTTatgaaaatatttttgtatttttttttttccagtgcatCACAGACTTCCACAAGCGTCACGGAATGATGAACTCGCTTGCGCTTCCAGATAACACCCTCAATTTTGCCAAGAAACACCCTTTGATGGATGAGCAAGTCCAGCCTGTTAATGGGCGCCCTCTGCTGGTCAGGAAAGGAGTTAACTTTACCACACTCGCAGTGCAGACTACTACAGGGCTCAATGGGGAACTCTATGATGTCCTGTTCATTGGCACAGGTGAGCTTTATATCATGAGGcctgatgaacagcaaggctaGGTTGTATTCCTTTCTTTTGCTTGAAAGCATATTGGCTAAGATTGTATGAGCAGATTATGagcctttttattttatttatttatttatttttcccctccAGGAAATGGTTGGCTGAACAAAGCAGTTAGAACGGGTTCCTCCGTACATTTGATTGAAGAGCTTCAGATGTTTGATAAGCCATATCCAGTGCACAGCCTTGTACTGTCCAGCCAGATGGTAAGCATGTCTATGGGGTCCTTCTTACCTACACATTCACTGCAATTTCTAGCTCCCTATGGGAGGCACTGCGGATCATaacccaaagtgagagggatagggaggctgaccTATGTATTTCctgatttcctgttaaacaatgcacattgcctggctctcctgcttatcctctacgtctaatacttttagccatagaccctgaacaagcatgcaggtcagatgccAAAAatctgagattagctgcatgcttgtatcaggtatgtgattcagaccctactgcagccagaaTGACTGCCaggttggtattgtttaaagtcagtgcagtttctaggctaaaatgcacccagggcgagggtgtaaaaattgcctccccccccccggaagcaaggtatgggtgcccgcagtataggttagccaggtctagttgcacttaatataggtccccccagtaaaggtagccaagaataggtaccccagtataggtagccagctataggtccccccagtataggcagcctggcataggtgagccagtatagttgcccccgctataggttagccaggtaggtgcctccagtataggtagccagtataggtgcccccagtatatgttagataggcaggcacccccggtataagttagataggtaggtgccccagtacaggttagctaggtgggtgcctctaatataggtagccagaatagttgcccccagcataggtcagataggtaggtgcccccagtataggttagttaggtaggtgcctccaatataggtagccggtaaaattgccacctgtataggctagctaggtaggtaggtgcccccaatacaggttagataagtaagtgccccagtataggttagataggtagctgccccccaggataggttagataggtagcctccccccagtataggttagattaggtaggtgccccccagtataggttagattaggtaggtgccccccagtataggttagataggtagctgcccccagtataggttagattagctaggtgccccccagtataggttagataggtagctgccccccagtataggttagattaggtagctgccccccagtataggttagataggtagctgccccccagtataggttagataggtagctgccccccagtataggttagattaggtaggtaccccccagtataggttagattaggtaggtgccccccagtataggttagataggtagctgccccccagtataggttagattagctaggtgccccccagtataggttagataggtagctgccccccagtataggttagattaggtagctgccccccagtataggttagattaggtagctgccccccagtataggttagattaggtagctgccccccagtataggttagattaggtagctgccccccagtataggttagattaggcagctgccccccagtataggttagattaggtagctgccccccagtataggttagataggtagctgccccccagtatagattagattaggtaggtgcccccccccccccagtataggttagataggtagctgccccccagtataggttagattaggtagctgccccccagtataggttagataggaaggtgccccccagtataggttagataggtaggagcccccagtataggttagattaggtaggtgccggcAGAGAgcgtccctcccccctccctgataGCGGACACATCGGtgcggaggacagaggcagaggggacagcacagcagcagtgtctGTGAAGAGGCGCCGATCCAGGTGGCAAAGCACGCAGGGCGGGTCACCAGGCAGGGGAACACAGACAGACGCATCGCCGTGGCGTGAAGACAGCCAGGACTCCACGGCGCTCTTCCTCTCCTGCAATACCGCTACAGACGTCAAGTGACTGTCATCACGCGCTGACGTCAGAGCGGAAGGAGAATGCTGCAGGACGCCCAGGAGCCAGGAGTGTGGGAAGGATGGTGATCGCGCTTGTGTACTTTCATTCGCCTGCACCGTGCATCACCTGTCCTGTTCAGCAGCTCCCTCAGTCAGTGTCTTCCTGCCGGCGCCCcccttcctgtcctgtcagtctgcGCTCAGTGCGGTCGCCCGGCCCGCACGGTGGAAAAAACGGCCCTGTTTAAAGTGCATCTGAACTCAGAGCGTCCTCtctctctaaaagatacacaacagcataataaccgttaaagaaaaacatttctttgttacagctgatataactgTTCCTACttcctttcatggaagcagacatattgttaacatcctgtactttcaaatgagcttatctgctgtggaaGTAAGATGACACGGAGAGATAAAATTacgacttgtgattagacacaaatgaggggaaagagactggataaactctctaaatacgtagAGGATGCAATGctctatgtttaccttctgtcctgtgcaagagttcaggtccactttcatgtGAAAGTGGAGCCACGCCTCCAGTTCATAATGCCAGTGTGTACGTGAGGCTTGTGGTGTTTAGAGCAATTATGGTGGAGCCGCAGGAACTTTGTAGACTGGAAACCCAGCTTATCAGGGGCTCTACAAATACTTATTTCCTGTCTCAGGGACACAACTAGAATTTGGGGTAAGTGAGCTTATTAGCTGCTCTAAACAGGGGTCCCGATGGACGACTATCACAACTCAgcatacacaataaatccagcacAATGTGAGGACACGGATGGCAATAAAGACCTAACCGTGATTTTGACCTTAGTTTTGGAAAAACAATTGTAGTTTAGGACTAGTCATTTTTGATGATTCAATAACTGTGTCTGTGTAGTAAATCCCTCCCAGGCTGGCCTCCTCTTATGGCTTCTTGTCTCTCTTGCAGTCCTTTCTCTTTGCTGGCTCCCCCTCTGGCCTGGTACAGCTGCCCCTAGCAGACTGCAGTAAATACAGATCCTGTGCAGACTGTGTGCTGGCTCGGGACCCCTTCTGTGCATGGAACGTCAACCTCAGTCGCTGTGTCCACTCTGAGGAGAACTATGGGTGAGTGATGGCCACATGCACCATGATGACTGTAACACCCTGTGTGCTGGAAATGTGTGTGACACGGATTGTGTTCCTTCTAGGGATCTGCTGCTTCAGGATATTGAGAGCTCTGATACATCCATGTGCGAGATCCAGTTTACAAAAGCAGGTAAGTTGTGCATCattattcattgtatttattttttcttgttaGAAAGGGGCTTTGAAACCTTTTTTCTACTGTACACACATGCTTTGTTGTTAGGGGCTTCCTAGGTCTTCCATGTATTCATAGAGATGGCTGGTTTGCTAGAATGCAAGATGGCAGTAGACATAGCTTGGCagtgtatatcaatttaaagagtaCCCAAGGTGAACCTTGAATCAAAAGTTAAATAGTTGCCTAAATAAAGGtaagcttctggatcctccagaggctttccaggccaccctccagccccccattgcTGAGTGCGGACCCCAAAAGATTCCGACAAGCTCCTATCTGATTCTAGGCTTGCAACCGTGCACTCTTTaagcacgagcgtggctgtactgcaccAGCGCAAGCatggccacacctacacagtaagCTAGAGCCATTCATGCAGCACAGCCATGCCTGTACATGAAGAGGAGCGCAGTGGCGATGTTCATGAGGGTCCCGGGCCGGGCGGAGGACAACGTGGATCATTCAGATGATTTCCTCTCCTTTGGTTAGTCTTAAACGTTTGACCTGAGGTTCTCTTAAGtggatttatgttttgttttgtttttttaccagcTTGCTGACCACATAGTTAAAATTCATTGTTACTACAGTGGGTACAGGAAAGTATTCACATTTTGTTGCTTTGCGGTCTTATTTACTTCTCTTCTGAGATGTGGCTGTTACATCTTGTTTTTGTCCCCCTTTCCTTGTTTGCTATAGCTTGCATTAAGTATGTACAGCTAAAATGTATGGGTATTAGTCTTTATTTCATGCTGCAAAGCATCACAGTGTGAATGTTCTCAAATGGGTGACTCTTCTCTGCGAGTAATGCAACAAACTGTCGTGAAGTTTTAACATGTACTCTGCTTGAAATAAATGGAAATGACTTAGTGAAAACATCACAACTGGGTGAGCCCCGGTTCTTTGCATTACCTGGATTTGTTgcgctgtcccgtgccctcgcagtcacgattggatccccctgtccccctcttccagctactttcactttgctgacaggcctggccacacgtagcCTTCTACGCATTCCTGTGCTGGGTGCTATTGCCGACAGGAACGTGTAGGAGACGCAAGGTCAGGCCTGTGCAGGCGCCGTAAGCCTGTCGGCCAAAAAATGTAAGTAGCtgacggcgggggacaggaggatccgatcgtgactgtgagggcacaggactgctgcagggggctgggagaagcgccaggtgagtaaaactgattttctttttctaggcttaaaggaaaactgtagggaggctgccatgtatttttttttcccttttgtgcaataccagttgcttggcagccctgcagatctatgtggatgcagcagtgtctgaataacaccagaaataagcagctaatcttgtcacttccaacattgtcagaaacacctgatctgctgcatgtttgttcagggtctatggctaaaagtataaagacaaaggatcagcaggatagccaggcaactgaaattgcacaaaaggaaaaaaaacatggcagcctccctacagttgtcctttaaggatccctttaaggactgtctttttgtcttgttttttccATAATAAACTTTTCCAAATATAATTACTTAtgccttttttttctctccagtaAAACCCTTGTCAAGAAACCTCACTGTGGCCATTGGAACAAATGTTGTTCTTCCCTGTGAGTTGACATCCAACTTGGCTCAACCTGTGTGGACCTTTAATGGGCGGGAATTGTCCCAGGAAGACAATGAATCTGTGCTGTATGACATTACCCTGCAGGCTCTAGTCATTCTTGGTGTTAGTTTCCACCACTCTGGAACATACTATTGTTATTCAGTTGAACAGGGGACCCGTTTTGCATCCGAGCGCTACGAGTTAAGCGTTGTGGCTTCCCCTTCTCTCACGTTGGAATCCCGTGCCCCCATGGACGGTTTGGGTTTGGTATGGATGATGGTAATTGCACTTGGAGCAGTGTGCTTGGCCTTGTTTCTGGCTGTGGTTTACTTAAGAAGAAAGCTGCAGGATGAGATGGAGAAAGGATCTAAATCTCTTGAGAACACGCTTGTGTATCCTATCCAGTTGCCTTCTCAACCCAAAATGACCAAGTGCCTGCCCAGTGCAGACTCTGATGAAAAACTCTGGGACCCAACCTCTTTTTATTATTCTGATGGCTCACTTAAAATAGTCCCTGGTCATGCACTGTGCCAAAACAGCACTGGTTCTTCCTCTCCTTCTGGAAACGGGATCCCTGGTCAGCCACTGCCATCACCTCCTCTTCACTCTCCCAACCACATGCTGCTGTCAGGAGTAAGAGGATCCAGCAGCAATGGCTATATACGGCTCAATTTGGGTGGTGGAATGGGGGAGGATCGCCCTCCACTTGGAGAGCTTAACGAGGAACTGAGGTGGAAACTGAAACAAAGACAGACTTTGCCAGACTCCAACCCTGAGGAATCCTCAGTGTGacaccacctgtcaccacctgcacaCTTTGCactgttatgtttttttgtttttcctgaaCTACCTCAGGGACTGGAggctggggggggagggacgcagccaaatttttttttctctccctcaaTGTCTCCACTAATGGTCTACAGATTTATGAACGTGAGGAAAAGACCTAAGCGGCTCCCTTGTTGTTCCAGTGTCATTGCTCACCACTTACTGACTTCTGAGAGACTTGTAAAAGTTCAGTATTTTGTGAATCTTTCTTGTAAGATTTGGCACACTCATGGGTGATGTAAAAACTAGTGTGACTATTCTGCCTTCCTTTCCTAAAGCCTGCAGCCAGGGCAGCAATAACAGATGGAGAACTCAGCGGCACGATAACTCTGCACTGCGCTCAGCAATCATTAACCACTACATGCCAGGCTTGCTCTGGCATCGTTGGCAGTAAAATCTTCACTACTGTGATCTCCAGCTTTTGTGTCCTGCGTTTACAAGCCTGCCATACGATGACATCCATTTTTATGACATGACCACTTATTTCCGCTTGTAGATATGTATATGAGAACGGGACATGGCAATCTTTTGGCACTCAACACAAAAACGCCTTTGGTTCTAATTAATTTTTGTATCTCTTTATGTTGAGTGTACAGAAATTGCTTTGACCCTTTTGTGCTCCATTCCACTCTCCACAGGACAAGCTGACATTGCTGATAGTCATTGAAACTTATAGGAGAAAATCTGTGGTTACCAAGACAACTCTAAAATTATAGGATAGTATCTGTGGTTACTAAGACAACACTAAACACAAGTTAGCATGACCAGCCTAGCCTGTTGACTTACTGGTTGCTACTTGGCACCTTTTAAACACTAAACTTCAAGCTTCCCTTGGGTGACTTAAAGCGACCCACAGTCAAAAATTACACTTTCCAAAAATCAATGGGGTGCATGTTGGTATTACCAAATCATATGATATGTTTCAAATCTCCTTCTTTTCTTCCTACGaattaaaaaaatgctctttatattactacttcctgtgacTTCGAGGAATAGGAAGTAGAAATCAAGATGGCAAAGTGAAGCGGATTAGAGCTGCAATGCCCTTTTTTAATTAGAGACCTATGGGCAGCACggcggtgtagtggttagcgctctcaccttgcagcattgggtccctggttcatatcccagccaggtcaacatctgcaagcagtttgtatgttctccccgtgtctgtgtgggtttcctccaagcactctggtttcctcccacattcaaaaaacatacagataaattaattggcttccctctaaattggccctagactatgatacatgcactacatgatacatacatagacatatgactatggtagagattagattgtgagcccctctgagggacagttaagtgacaagacattatatactctgtacagcgtgcgtaagatgtcagcactatataaataataataattcagtgtGTTTTCTTGAACTTGTTAGCCTGCTGGGCTTAGATCATTCATTTAGATCAGCACCAAGTCGCAACTGATATAGAACCCCCTCATTCCATTAACACACATGGCTGCTGCCACCACATGGACTGTGCCTTACTGAATCTTGTGTAGAATGACTTTAGATGTTGGTCTGCTTTGAATACTAAGTGCTATGGAGGCTGCTTTCTTGACCTCCTTCTAAAAATGCCTTGACTGACTGTTTTGTTAAAATGACTTTCTTGTGCTGCATTCTTCTCCCAGTTCAGTAGTTCAGAAACCATTATAGTCAGAACACACCTGAACTGTAAATTAGCTCTAgaataatgcttcatacacacttgagataaaagtctttggaaaatgaaagatcacagaccaatcttaccacccttcatgtagtatgagagccatactctacacagtctattctatggagctgaactccccatcagataaaatctttgcaagatgctgcacacaaagatgcccgtacacactcaaaagatcattatctgcaaaagatctgttcctgcaaaagatccattcctgcaaaatgcattcatagtctatgagatctgcagatcctcatacacacttggtttaacagacaatcatctgcagatcaaatccaccaggatggatcttcagatctgcagatgattgccagatatgcagatgaatatcagttaaaccaggtgtgtatgaggatctgcagatctcatagactatgaatgcattttgcaggaatggattttttgcaggaacagatcttttgcagatgatgatcttttgtgtctgtacagcatctctgtgtgcagcatcttgcaaatatttctgtctgatggggagtgcagctccatagaatagactgtgtagagtatggctctcatactacatggaagggggtaaaattggtctgtgatcttgcattttccaaagacttttatctcaagtgtgtatgaagcataagtatGAACATTCCAGGAACAGCATTCCATACAGGAAATTTGAATATTTTCTAGAAGGAATTCAAAAAGACTCAATAGATTAGTATACTCGAGACAAGTCTCAACCAACTGGCATGCCTGagtgataacggggactttgcattTGGTGGGTTTTGAGGCTATTTGAATATTTACTGAGCCTCCAGTGATgtgtagcagccttcctgcatcaCTTAGCGGGCTCCTATCGGCTTCTGGCGTTCGTGCATGCATGTCGGGAGTGTCATGTGACCTgatgcaggtcagctgacacaccg
This DNA window, taken from Hyperolius riggenbachi isolate aHypRig1 chromosome 3, aHypRig1.pri, whole genome shotgun sequence, encodes the following:
- the LOC137562997 gene encoding semaphorin-4C-like encodes the protein MIPRWLCFVALLLRIEVRGWNQLPRKTVRYSGVSEIRQSWHIGISHYLTLTLDESRGALYVGAREFIFALDLTNIGKELQPPIVWEAPSDRKSECVNKGKSNLTECFNYIRILQEYNETHLLTCGTYAFQPKCAYIDLATFTLDGANLEDGKGRCPYDPSTGHTGLVVEGALYSATLLNFLGTEPVIQRSAGPHNTMKTEYLATWLNEPNFVSSSHIPESMDNEMGDDDKIYFFFTERALEYDCYSEQVVSRVARVCKGDLGGARTLQRKWTSFLKARLVCSIPELKLHFNRLQAVYTLRADHWRSTQFYAVFQALWGDVAVSAVCQYDIQDIQNVFDGPYKEYREQAQKWGRYSDLVPTPRPGSCITDFHKRHGMMNSLALPDNTLNFAKKHPLMDEQVQPVNGRPLLVRKGVNFTTLAVQTTTGLNGELYDVLFIGTGNGWLNKAVRTGSSVHLIEELQMFDKPYPVHSLVLSSQMSFLFAGSPSGLVQLPLADCSKYRSCADCVLARDPFCAWNVNLSRCVHSEENYGDLLLQDIESSDTSMCEIQFTKAVKPLSRNLTVAIGTNVVLPCELTSNLAQPVWTFNGRELSQEDNESVLYDITLQALVILGVSFHHSGTYYCYSVEQGTRFASERYELSVVASPSLTLESRAPMDGLGLVWMMVIALGAVCLALFLAVVYLRRKLQDEMEKGSKSLENTLVYPIQLPSQPKMTKCLPSADSDEKLWDPTSFYYSDGSLKIVPGHALCQNSTGSSSPSGNGIPGQPLPSPPLHSPNHMLLSGVRGSSSNGYIRLNLGGGMGEDRPPLGELNEELRWKLKQRQTLPDSNPEESSV